In Bacteroidota bacterium, the sequence TTCTTCTGCAGAAATATCCGAAACATATTTTTTATTAATCAGCGTTAGCGTTTGTGAAACTGATTTGGTGGATTGTTTGGAGATATACGTAATGCTGATAAGCCCCATCATGCCCGACATGTCATTTGACATATCGTTATTCTTGAAACGCAGATACGCTTTATCCGGTAACCCCTGAACCATCATGCTGTTGGGATCCATCTTTGGATAGGTGATATCAAATTCAATCACCCCTTCGGTTACATTCTTGCCGCCAAGTATTTTTTTGAAAAGCTCTCCACCCTTATAAAAATAAAGAAATGCCACTGCGCCAGCCAGCAGAATAAGAACAATCAGTACTAAACGTTTACGCATAAAGAATACCCGCTTGTATTAATGAAGGGACAAATATAAGCGCATAATTTAATTACGACCAAATCTTTTTATAATAATAATCAAAACTGTTTTTGCAAAAGACAGTATTATTTCTATCTTTGAAGTTCTTAAATAAAAAACAACTTAAAATCATATTTCCATGAAAAAACTTTTACTCTCATTAATTATTTCAGGAGCATCTGTTTGCGCTTTTGCTCAACCAACATGGAATCTTGAAACTTGGTCAACAATGAATAATGGAGTTCTTGCTGTGCCTGAAGAACCAACAAGTTGGGTTACAGGAAATCAACTGGATAATGCCTTCACGCCTGGTAACGATACTTCTGTATTTAAAGTAAGTGGTACAGAGGCTCACAGCGGAACGTATGCTATGAAAATTACAACAGTAGATGTTGTTAATATGCCCGCTTCTGCTGTTGGTTTAATACCCGATCCTGTAGGAATCGCTTTTACAGGGAAGGTTCAGGCTACTCCTTCATTTAAAATTTTTAGAGGTTTTGCTTATACAAGCCGACCAGCCACTTGTTCGTTTTGGTATAAATACACTCCACAATTAAATGACAGCGCTTCTTGCTTCGTTACTCTCTCCAAATGGAATGGCGCCAGCCGCGATATAATTTCATCGGGCAAATGGCAGTCAGCCGCACCCCAGGGTTCATATATTCAGCAAACAATTACAATGGATACTAATACCGCTTTCTTAGCTGTTTGGCCTGATACAATGGAAGTTGACTTTTCAGCAACACGAATTATTACTCCCACTATTGGCAGTATTCTTTGGGTGGATGATATAACATTTGCCGGTTCAACCGGCATCAACGAACACGCTTTTTCAAATGAAGTGACTGTTTTCCCTAACCCTGCAACTAATTATGTAAACATTATTGCAGATGTAAATGAAGCATCTTCTGTGATTGCTTATGATGTGACCGGAAAAGTAGTTTCTTCCGCATCGCTCAAACAAACGATGAGCGGAATAAACAGAAAAGAAGGAATGATAAACACTTCCAATCTTTCTGCTGGATTATATTCTTATGCGATTCTTGACGAAAGAGGAAATACACTACGCAACGGAAAGTTCAGCATTATAAAGTAATTTTTTTAATGGATTAATAAACCCCCGGCAATAAATAAGTCGGGGGTTTTTAGTTTATAGACATGAAAAAAAATATTATCACATATATCTTTTTTCTTATCTCAACTACTATTTGTTTTTCTCAAACCTTTAATGGAACCGGTGGACTGATTCCGGATGACGGCACCAGCATTAACTTTACCATAAATGTTTCCGGACTTGCTTCTCCGCTGGATACGATAAACTTTGGATTGGAAGAAGTTTGTATCAATGCAACACACACATGGGATTCTGACCTTGAAATATCACTCATCGCTCCTGACGGAACTGTTTTTATTCTCACATCCGGCAACGGAGGAAGTGATGATGACTATACCAACACATGTTTTCGCAATGATGCTGTCACTCCAATCACGCAGGGAAATGCGCCTTTCACCGGAACATTTCGTCCGCAGGGAGATATGTCTTTCGTGAACAATGGGCAAAACGGGAACGGGCAATGGAAACTTCATATTCTCGATACATATGCTTTTGCCGATCAGGGAAATCTACTTGACTGGAGCATTGCCTTCGGAACCAATCCTGCTTCTCCTCTTTTCAGTTTCACAAGTTCCAATCTTCCGATAGTTGTTATCAATACAAACAATCAGCCTATTCCTGACGAACCCAAACTTACTTGCGACATGGGAATCATTTACAACGGAATCGGTGTCAGGAATTATATGACCGGTCCGTTCAATAATTACAACGGAAAAAT encodes:
- a CDS encoding T9SS type A sorting domain-containing protein; the protein is MKKLLLSLIISGASVCAFAQPTWNLETWSTMNNGVLAVPEEPTSWVTGNQLDNAFTPGNDTSVFKVSGTEAHSGTYAMKITTVDVVNMPASAVGLIPDPVGIAFTGKVQATPSFKIFRGFAYTSRPATCSFWYKYTPQLNDSASCFVTLSKWNGASRDIISSGKWQSAAPQGSYIQQTITMDTNTAFLAVWPDTMEVDFSATRIITPTIGSILWVDDITFAGSTGINEHAFSNEVTVFPNPATNYVNIIADVNEASSVIAYDVTGKVVSSASLKQTMSGINRKEGMINTSNLSAGLYSYAILDERGNTLRNGKFSIIK